In the Sorghum bicolor cultivar BTx623 chromosome 4, Sorghum_bicolor_NCBIv3, whole genome shotgun sequence genome, TCGCCGCCCTGCGCCACTTCGAGCTCGGCCAGCCGCCGGACCCCTCCACACTCCGATCCCTCCTCCTCCAAATCGGCATCTCCGACGCCCCTTCCTGCCGCTCTGAAATCGAATACCTGGAGGAGCAAATCCTGAGCCAAGAGGAGGACGCCGACCTCCCCCTCATCGGCGGCGTCGTCGCCTTGCTCCGGTACTGCCTCTTCTCCCTTTTCGACCCCAGCAACACAAAGGCGTTGCGTGTTTGGCTGTCGGCAGGGAACAGGCAGCGGCTGCTCTCCTGGAGCTGCAGCGACGACAGCTCCTTCTCGGTGCCCAAGGAGTTCTCCTGCCCGATTTCTTTGGATTTGATGCGCGATCCCGTGGTGGTCTCCACCGGACAGACCTATGACCGGCCGTCGATCATACAGTGGATCGACGAGGGGCATTCCACCTGCCCCAACTCCGGCCAGGCCCTCTCTGACAACCGGCTTGTGCCAAACCAGGCGCTCCGCAGCTTGATTTCACAGTGGTGCGGGGTGCATGGCTTTCAGTTTGATTCGCCGGAGAGCAATGAGGGGATGATTGAATGTGTTGCTGCATCGTGCAGCAGCAAGGCAGCAATTGAGGCGAACAAAGCCACAGCAAGGATTTTGGTCAAGACACTGATGGAGGGATCTGATAATGCAAAGCCAGTTGCAGCTAGGGAAATCCGGTTGCTGGCTAAGACTGGGAAGCAAAACCGGGCGTTCATTGCTGAGTTGGGTGCGATACCATTGCTATGCAGGTTGCTGCTGTCATCGGATTGGATGGCACAGGAGAATGCAGTGACTGCACTGCTCAATCTATCAATCTATGAGCCGAACAAGACAAGGATTATGGAACAAGACAATTGCCTGCATCTTATCGTCAGTGTGTTGAAGAATGGTTGGACGACAGAGGCCAAGGAGAATGCTGCAGCTACGCTCTTCAGTTTATCTGTGGTCCATGACTACAAGAAAAAGATCATGAATGAGCCAGGGGCTGTGGAGGAGCTTGCCTCTATGCTGACCAAAGGGACACCAAGGGGAAAGAAAGACGCAGTGATGGCATTGTTCAACCTCTCAACACATCCAGAAAGCTCCGGTCGGATGCTTGAGTCTTCTGCAGTTGTAGCTTTGATTGAATCACTGAGGAATGACACTGTGTCGGAGGAAGCTGCTGGTGCTCTGGCTCTGCTGATGAAGCAGGCTACCATCGTGCATCTTGTTGGGAGCTCTGAAACGGTGATCACTAGCCTTGTTGGGTTAATGAGGCGTGGAACTCCAAAGGGCAAGGAGAATGCAGTGTCAGCTTTATATGAGATATGCCGGAGAGGTGGATCAACATTGGTACAGCGTGTGGCAA is a window encoding:
- the LOC8073819 gene encoding U-box domain-containing protein 4, encoding MAAPASSPVEFLLRRPQPRQRRRPPLAGAFFAPTGLSGAPLLRALASLAADVLATPPPPSQRRNLDALMRRLALLSALLDSLLLLLADEGEAAFSDAANLCFRELYVVLFRADLLVSYVASAGRTWALLRAPQLAASFRDLDAELAVVLDVLPAASLRLSWDAAQYLDLLRARCRRRAPAHYNDPAEAALGDRLLAALRHFELGQPPDPSTLRSLLLQIGISDAPSCRSEIEYLEEQILSQEEDADLPLIGGVVALLRYCLFSLFDPSNTKALRVWLSAGNRQRLLSWSCSDDSSFSVPKEFSCPISLDLMRDPVVVSTGQTYDRPSIIQWIDEGHSTCPNSGQALSDNRLVPNQALRSLISQWCGVHGFQFDSPESNEGMIECVAASCSSKAAIEANKATARILVKTLMEGSDNAKPVAAREIRLLAKTGKQNRAFIAELGAIPLLCRLLLSSDWMAQENAVTALLNLSIYEPNKTRIMEQDNCLHLIVSVLKNGWTTEAKENAAATLFSLSVVHDYKKKIMNEPGAVEELASMLTKGTPRGKKDAVMALFNLSTHPESSGRMLESSAVVALIESLRNDTVSEEAAGALALLMKQATIVHLVGSSETVITSLVGLMRRGTPKGKENAVSALYEICRRGGSTLVQRVARIPGLNTVIQNITLTGTKRAKKKASLIVKMCQRSQMPSALALGSTMTVVDHSLVGNSTLRRAASFGSGELSNPVSISVPVP